A region of the Bacteroidales bacterium genome:
CATGCCCGCATAAAACTTTACAAGGACGTTTACGCTGACATCAAATTTGAGATCGTTTCTGAATAAAACAATTACGATCTTTTGATCAGAATATTGAGCCGGAAACAAAATTTCCGGCTTTTTTTCTGCCTGAGACCAACTTGTTTTCCATGCAAACGGGTCAATTCCAGGCATTTTGAAAAGAAATATCCGCAGGTAGCACATGGCCACACCTGCTTGAGACAAAAACCTGCAAGCCATTGGGCCGATAAACAGGCTGCTTTGCCTGTGATGCCTTTTCAGAAATTATCGTACCAGCTTCGTGATTTGTTGTATTTAAGATCACGCAGAATCGAAGATTTTACGTTGATGTTGAACGAATAGCTTTTTCTTTGCCCGAATGGTATAAAGTTGATGCTCATTTCCCAGCAATGAAGGTCGCGGTGGATATTAATATTGGTCATGGTCATTTTCCGGCTCACAAAATCATATCCTGTGTTCATTCCAATCTTCCACCTGGGTGTAAGACTAAAATCACCGGAAACTCTCAGCGACTGAACAATCGAACTCTTGAAAGCTGGTTTGGAATAGCTGAATGAATAATCAAGGCGGAATGACCAGGGAATACTGAAGTCGACCTGTTCGCTGCTGAAATTGTCCAGTTCATAGGCATCCGTTCGTTCAGCAGGAATGGCAGAAGCATCCTGTACCACCGGATTGTTCTGCCCAGACTGTTGCTGTGAGGATTTCTTTCCTGCCGCCGATTGTAATCGCAAACCCACCGACAATTGGGCATTTTTCAAACGGGCAATGCGGTGGCTTTTCCAAAAATCACTGACTTCCAGGCGATTAATTCGTTTGCCCAAAGAATCCAGCTGGTAAGGATCAAAGGAAGCAGAAACCCTGGCATCCATCTTTCCGTTCAAAAAACTATTGCCGGTATTGAACCGTATATCGCTCCATCTGAACTTTTTCAGGTAAGGATTGTAGCTGGTACTGAAGTCGAAATTCTCAAGAATCTTAGCCTTTTTGAGCGTTTCAGAGGTATCGTTCTTTGGTTTGTATTTCATTTCCAGGGTATTGCGAAGGCTCAGGCTCAGGCTTGCACTCCGGCCATTCGCAGAGGGTGCTCTCCAGAGGTTGTTATCATAGATGGAATAAACAAGGGTATCGCCCGTCTTTTCATTGCGCACCGAGCGGTAGTAACTTGGTATGATTCCCCGTACATCAGGAACATAGCTGAATGAAGCCGAGGGTGAAATAACATGACGTATAGCCTTCACCGACCCTTTTTTAAAGGCAAACATCCCGTAAATCTTCGGGTTCAACGTGATGGACAGTGCCGGATAAAGTGCATGGGCATATGTCAGTCCGGTTATGGTATCGGTAACAATAGCCCCCGGAATAGTATCTCCAGCTGAGAATGCTTCCGGATCCCAGTGTTTTCTGATTTGCGAGGTGTACAAATAGCCGGTATAGTTGAGGCTGGGCGTGATATTAAAGCCGTTGATCGGTTTGAAATTGAAGCTGAGAGGTATATTATGACGGTACCCATTCTGCATATTTTCAAACATTCGTTTGGTAAACAGCAGGGAATCGGTGGTGGTAATATTATTCTGCAGGGCTGATGAATAGGTGAGCTGTATGTTTTTCCAGAATCGGTCTTTTGCGGGATTACCCATATTTCTGAAAGGGTAAATGGCCGACATATTGAACGTAAGGTTCGGTAAACTCAGGTTAACTGCCTTTGTACTGCTGTTCTGTGAATGGTTGATTCCCGCGGTAAGGTTAAACGGACTTCCGGGCCATATTTTGGAATAGGAAATACTGGAACTCTTGGTTGTATTGAGGTAGTTTTCAATATTATAGCTGTGATTTCTGTCAAAACTGGAACTGGAAAAATTGACATTTGCACCAAAGGTGCGGGTTGGGTTTGCTTTGGGATCCTGCCTGTGAGACCACTGAATGGAAAAATCGTTGCTCTTCCGGTAATCGGGAAGATCTTTTTCGCTGGCAATATTCTGGTAGAACCGCCCTGTAAAACTTCCGCTGAAGGCATATCTTTTTCTGTAGTTGGTTGTTGCATTCACCCCCCATGTGCCTTTAGTATATATATCTCCCTGGATGCGCAAGTCAACATGGTCATTCAGGGCAATATAATAGCCACCGTTCCGGAGATAAAAACCCCGACTTGTTTCTTCCCCGTAGGTAGGCAGTAAAATACCCGAAGCACTGGTACGGGTGTTGGGAAAGAAGCCAAAAGGAATTCCAATGGGTAAAGGAACATCTTCCAGAACAATATAAGCAGGACCTGAGACAATTTTATCACCAGGAACAGAAATAGCTTTGGTCAGTGCTATATAAAAATGGGGGTGTTCAGCGTCACAGGTTGTGTATTTACCACCTTTCAGGTTGATATCACCATTGGGCAGGCGTTTGGTAAGATCGGCATGCAGCACACCTCCTTCCTGATTGGTTCTGAGTGTTTTAATGTATCCTTTTCTGGTTTTGAAATTATAATACAGGTTTTCTGATTCGAACTGCTGGTTTCCCTGCTTAAATACAGGTCTCCCGACGATTTTCCCGGTGCTGTCAGGAAGGCCTCTGGCAAAAACGGTTTGCGAATCCATATTGAATTCAACATAATCAGCTTTGAGTTCAATGTCCTTGTAGGTAACTACAACGTTTTTCCAGAGGTATACCTTTCTTACCTCGCCCATTTCAACCGCCATGCTGTCGTCGCAGGTATATACCACGGGGGCATCGAGATCGCCTGTCTTCTCAGACTTTTTCTGTTGCTCAAAGCTCACAGCTGTATCAGCCGATGCAACCAAAGAATCCTGACCCGGCTTCACCGTCCTGAGGGAATCCTGAATTTCCTGAAAAAACAAAAAATGGTCAGTGTGGAGTAAAGAAGAAGCTGCTGCAGTGTTGGTAAAAAAGGTACAAAAGATAATAACTGCAAGCGGGAACATTCCCAGAGTTAGCGATTTTATGCTATTTTTGTGAACCAAAGCCATGCAAAATGATGTGCAAAACTAAGTAAAAATCACATCCGCCTTTATGACCAAAGGAAACTATTTACACATATATATTAACAAACGCACCTTCCTCCCTCTTGTTGTATTTCTTACTGTTGGGATGCTGGCAATGGCCCAGCCCCGAATGCCCGATTCTCCGTCACTTCGCAAAGTAGTTATTGATGCAGGCCATGGCGGGGAAGATCCGGGAGCGATAGGTAAAATAGCCCGTGAAAAAGATATAACCCTTCCGATTGCATTGAAGACAGGACAATACATAACAGAAAATTTCAAAGATGTAGAAGTAATCTATACCCGCAAAGACGATACCTTTATACCGTTGTTTGACAGGGCGGATATTGCCAATAAGAACAATGCCGATTTGTTTATATCGATTCATGTCAATGCCAATCCCAAAAACCGGGAAGCCGAGGGAACAGAAACGTACGTCATGGGGCTTCATACCGACGAAAAGAACTTTGAAGTGGCCAAGAAAGAGAACTCGGTTATTGTGCTGGAGAAGGATTATTCTGTCAAATATGAGGGTTTTGACCCTTCTTCACCCGAATCGTACATTATTTTTTCCCTGATGCAGAACAAGTACATGGAACAAAGCCTTACCCTTGCTGCCATGGTGCAGGATGAATTCCGGGAAAAGGCTCTGCGGAACGACCGGGGTGTAAAACAGGCAGGTTTTTTGGTCCTCTGGCGAACGAGCATGCCCAGCATTCTTATCGAAACCGGATTCATTTCCAATCCGAAAGAAGAGAAATACCTCATGTCGGATGAGGGCCAGGATTTGATCGCTTCAGCCATTTACCGAGCATTCAGGAATTATAAAAACTATATTGAAGGGCATACAAGTGCATATCGCCCGAGATCACAAAATTCTGTGCAAACCAGCAGTCCGGAGCTTCCGTCCGACACCTCAGTGGTTCAGTTCTCGGTACAGATTTTATCATCCGGTACATCAATCAGCATTTCTTCTGACTATTTTGCTCCTTTACGCAAAGCTTACCCGGATAGCACAATCAGGGAACTCTTTGTAAATAAAATGTTTAAGTACATTACAGGATCTACCTGTTCGTATGAAACAGCTGCCGCCTTTTGCAAAGACATAAAAAAAATGTACCCGGGGGCTTTTGTCATTGCCATACGTAACGGTAAAATTATACCTTTGGGTCAGATACTGAATCAGAATCCAAAATAGAATCCCATGAAAATCAAACGGGAAATAAAAATAGGAGCCGTTGTTCTGATTGTTTTGGCTTTGACCGTCTGGGGAATTAATTACCTGAAAGGAATTAATGTCTTTTCCAGAACCAATTACTATTTTCTTGAGTTTGACAACATTGGAGGGCTTACCCCTTCGGCCGGGGTTTATGTGAGCGGCTACAAAGTGGGGAACGTCCATAAAATGTATTTCAAGGAAGACCATTCCGGTAAAATCATCATAGAAATCAGTGTCAGCCGTAACATAAGGATTCCGAAAAACTCCATTGCCCAGATTTACAGCAACGATATTATGGGCACCAAGGCCATCCGTCTGATTTTTTCAACCGATTCGGTATTTCAGCAGGAACATGATACTCTGATTACCGATGTGGAAATAGGCCTGATGGATCAGCTTATGCCGCTGAAAAACAAGGCCGAACGGGTTATGATGTCCATTGATTCCCTTGTGCGGTCTGCTTCTCTGGCCCTGAATCCGCAGACAATACAGAACTTCAGGGCGACCATGAGCAATGTAAAGAATATTACGGAAAACCTGAGCGATCAGAATGAAAGGCTGAACAAAATGTTCCAGAATTTTGAGGCACTTTCAGCTAATCTGAAAGCCAACAGCCCCAAAATAACCCACATACTGAGCAATCTGTCGGAGGTGACCGATTCACTGGCCAAAGCCAATGTACAGAATACCATACTGCAAACACAGCAAGCCGTAACCCAGCTGAACGAAATGCTGGCCCAGATCAACCAGGGAAAGGGTACACTCGGTATGCTGGCATCCAATGATTCACTTTACCGCAATCTGGAATCTGCTTCCCGTAATCTGGATCTTCTCCTTCTTGACCTGAAAGAAAACCCGAAACGATACGTTCACTTTTCCGTTTTCGGGGGCAACAAGCAGAAATAACAAGTAACCAGCACATTGGAAACATTTTGACCAAAGGTCTGAAACCTTTGACCAATTTAGGCCTGCCCAGGAGGCTTTCTTTAAATTTCTTGAAGTAACATTACTTAAACATTTAATTTCTAATTTCTTAAACTGCCTTTTATGTATTCTGCTGAATGCCTTACTATTGAAATTTTTTTTAAAAAAATAAAAAAATTAATGTTCTGGTAAACAAATCCATAACAAAATACTAATAAAATCAATAGTTGCAGTGATTTTTTTTTTGAGGGATTTTTTACAAAATTGCTGTTGAAAATTTGAATCAACCCGATTTCGTTAACCAATTAGAACTAAAAGCTATGCATGACCAGGTTTGGAAAAACTGCCTAAAGGTTATACGTGACAACATTCCTTCAATCAGCTTCCGGACATGGTTTGAACCTATCGTACCCCTGAAACTGGAAAACAATGTACTGACCATCCAGGTACCGAGTCCGTTTTTTTACGAATACCTGGAAGAAAAGTACATTGATCTGCTGCGCAAGACACTCCGCAAAGAGCTTGGCAATGATGCAAAGCTTGAATACAGCGTGGTAATGGATAACAGTATGTATGCCAGTTCTTCTCCTGCCACGATTAAACTTCCGGGCAAGGACCACGCCGAAATTAGCAATCAGCAGGTTTCCATGCCACTGGTGGCTTCTGAGAATACGATACGGAATCCGTTTGTAATACCTGGCATCAAGAAGCTGCATATTGATCCGCATCTTAACCCGAATTATTCTTTCTCGAATTTTGTTGAAGGAGACTGCAACCGGCTTGCCCGTTCGGCAGGATTTGCCGTTGCGCAAAATCCGGGAGGTACAGCGTTCAATCCTTTACTGATTTATGGTGATTCGGGACTGGGCAAGACCCATCTTGCACAGGCAATTGGTATTGAAGTGAAGGAACGGTTCCCCGACAAAACCGTACTTTATGTGAACGCCAACAAATTTCAGACTCAGTTTGTTGATGCCATAAGGAACAATACAAAGAATGATTTCCTGCACTTTTATCAAATGATTGATGTACTGATCATTGATGACGTACATGAATTTGCAGGAAAAGAAAAAACCCAGGATATTTTCTTTCACATTTTCAATCATTTGCATCAGTCGCAGAAACAACTCATTCTCACATGTGACAAGCCTCCGGTTGAACTTCAGGGCCTGGAACAAAGGCTGCTTTCACGTTTCAAATGGGGGTTATCGGCCGATCTTCAGCCGCCAGATCTGGAAACGCGTCTTGCCATATTGAAGAAAAAGATTTATAACGATGGCATTTCCATTCCTGATGAAGTTACCGAATATATAGCCACCCACATAACCACCAATGTCAGGGAGCTGGAAGGTGCACTGATCTCCCTTCTGGCCCAGTCGACCCTGAACAGGAAAGAGATAACCCTTGCCCTTGCCCGTGAAATGATTGACAAAATCAGTAAGAATGTACAGAAAGAGATTTCAATAGATTATATTCAGAAGGTGGTATGCAATTACTTCAATCTGCCGGCCGATGCGATCCGCTCAAAAACCCGCAAACGGGAAATCGTCCAGGCACGTCAGGTTGCCATGTACTTTTCGAAAAACCTTACCAAATCCTCCCTGGCTTCCATCGGGGCGCAGATCGGAGGGAAAGATCATGCTACTGTACTGCATGCCTGCAAAACCGTCAACAACCTGATCGAAACTGATAAATCGTTCAGGATGCAGATTGAAGAGATAGAGAAAAAACTCAAATTCTGACAGGAAAGAAGGCCGGAGTAAATTTGCCGGAAGAAGCAATTTCACGGAAAGAATGCTCACATGCCCAATAAAACGGTAAACGAAGAAGCCCATCAGGACACATATAAAAGCATTGCCGGAATTGCTGAAGGCTTTTATCGTGAAAAGGGAAGCCGCTTTCTTGCCTTTGCCTCTCCTGCCGTAACCACCGAAGAAGCAGAACATTTTGTTAACCATTTACGGGAGAAATATCATGATGCGCGGCATCATTGTTACGCATGGATAATTGGTGCGGCAGGAACCGAGGTGCGTTATTCCGATGCCGGCGAACCGTCGGGAACAGCAGGAAAACCCATTTTAGGCCAGATTCAGCATTTTGGCCTCCGGGATGTGGTGGTTGTGGTTGTACGTTATTTCGGGGGTATCCTTCTCGGCACCGGGGGTCTGAGCAGAGCATACAAGGAAGCGGCACACAACTGCCTGCAAAATGCCACCATCGTCAGCAAAATGGTTGGCTCTGAGCTGTCCATAGTATTTCCCTACAAAACAGAAGGCCTGCTCAACAGACTTTTTCAGGAAGAGAAAATTTCTGTAATTAAGAAGGATTTTTCTCATCAGTGCATTTACAGAATAATGGTTCCCAGGAGCCGAAAAGAACAATTTCTTTTGCGCCTTCAACAGATAAAAGATGTGAAAGTTATTTCAGAGTGAATTTTTTTATAAATTGGAAACAAAAATATCCCATTCTATGAAGAACAGGAGTTTGGTGTCGATCACCGACTTTACAAAAGAAGACTATCTTAAAATACTGGACACGGCGGCTGAATTTGAGAAGCAACAACCCTCCGATCTGCTCAGGGGTTTTGTGATAGCTACCCTGTTTTTTGAACCCAGTACGCGCACCCGGTTGAGTTTCGAATCGGCTGTTCAGCGACTGGGAGGGAAAGTGATCGGATTCAGCGACAGCAATTCATCCAGCGTAGTTAAAGGAGAAACACTTCGTGACACGATCCGGATAGTAAGCAATTACTGTGATCTGATTGTCATGCGCCATCCCCTGGAAGGTAGTGCACGCTTTGCCAGCGAAATTGCCAGAGTGCCTGTTATCAATGCAGGTGACGGAGCCAATC
Encoded here:
- a CDS encoding LPS-assembly protein LptD; translation: MFPLAVIIFCTFFTNTAAASSLLHTDHFLFFQEIQDSLRTVKPGQDSLVASADTAVSFEQQKKSEKTGDLDAPVVYTCDDSMAVEMGEVRKVYLWKNVVVTYKDIELKADYVEFNMDSQTVFARGLPDSTGKIVGRPVFKQGNQQFESENLYYNFKTRKGYIKTLRTNQEGGVLHADLTKRLPNGDINLKGGKYTTCDAEHPHFYIALTKAISVPGDKIVSGPAYIVLEDVPLPIGIPFGFFPNTRTSASGILLPTYGEETSRGFYLRNGGYYIALNDHVDLRIQGDIYTKGTWGVNATTNYRKRYAFSGSFTGRFYQNIASEKDLPDYRKSNDFSIQWSHRQDPKANPTRTFGANVNFSSSSFDRNHSYNIENYLNTTKSSSISYSKIWPGSPFNLTAGINHSQNSSTKAVNLSLPNLTFNMSAIYPFRNMGNPAKDRFWKNIQLTYSSALQNNITTTDSLLFTKRMFENMQNGYRHNIPLSFNFKPINGFNITPSLNYTGYLYTSQIRKHWDPEAFSAGDTIPGAIVTDTITGLTYAHALYPALSITLNPKIYGMFAFKKGSVKAIRHVISPSASFSYVPDVRGIIPSYYRSVRNEKTGDTLVYSIYDNNLWRAPSANGRSASLSLSLRNTLEMKYKPKNDTSETLKKAKILENFDFSTSYNPYLKKFRWSDIRFNTGNSFLNGKMDARVSASFDPYQLDSLGKRINRLEVSDFWKSHRIARLKNAQLSVGLRLQSAAGKKSSQQQSGQNNPVVQDASAIPAERTDAYELDNFSSEQVDFSIPWSFRLDYSFSYSKPAFKSSIVQSLRVSGDFSLTPRWKIGMNTGYDFVSRKMTMTNINIHRDLHCWEMSINFIPFGQRKSYSFNINVKSSILRDLKYNKSRSWYDNF
- a CDS encoding MCE family protein; this encodes MKIKREIKIGAVVLIVLALTVWGINYLKGINVFSRTNYYFLEFDNIGGLTPSAGVYVSGYKVGNVHKMYFKEDHSGKIIIEISVSRNIRIPKNSIAQIYSNDIMGTKAIRLIFSTDSVFQQEHDTLITDVEIGLMDQLMPLKNKAERVMMSIDSLVRSASLALNPQTIQNFRATMSNVKNITENLSDQNERLNKMFQNFEALSANLKANSPKITHILSNLSEVTDSLAKANVQNTILQTQQAVTQLNEMLAQINQGKGTLGMLASNDSLYRNLESASRNLDLLLLDLKENPKRYVHFSVFGGNKQK
- a CDS encoding YigZ family protein, producing MPNKTVNEEAHQDTYKSIAGIAEGFYREKGSRFLAFASPAVTTEEAEHFVNHLREKYHDARHHCYAWIIGAAGTEVRYSDAGEPSGTAGKPILGQIQHFGLRDVVVVVVRYFGGILLGTGGLSRAYKEAAHNCLQNATIVSKMVGSELSIVFPYKTEGLLNRLFQEEKISVIKKDFSHQCIYRIMVPRSRKEQFLLRLQQIKDVKVISE
- the dnaA gene encoding chromosomal replication initiator protein DnaA; this translates as MHDQVWKNCLKVIRDNIPSISFRTWFEPIVPLKLENNVLTIQVPSPFFYEYLEEKYIDLLRKTLRKELGNDAKLEYSVVMDNSMYASSSPATIKLPGKDHAEISNQQVSMPLVASENTIRNPFVIPGIKKLHIDPHLNPNYSFSNFVEGDCNRLARSAGFAVAQNPGGTAFNPLLIYGDSGLGKTHLAQAIGIEVKERFPDKTVLYVNANKFQTQFVDAIRNNTKNDFLHFYQMIDVLIIDDVHEFAGKEKTQDIFFHIFNHLHQSQKQLILTCDKPPVELQGLEQRLLSRFKWGLSADLQPPDLETRLAILKKKIYNDGISIPDEVTEYIATHITTNVRELEGALISLLAQSTLNRKEITLALAREMIDKISKNVQKEISIDYIQKVVCNYFNLPADAIRSKTRKREIVQARQVAMYFSKNLTKSSLASIGAQIGGKDHATVLHACKTVNNLIETDKSFRMQIEEIEKKLKF
- a CDS encoding N-acetylmuramoyl-L-alanine amidase — encoded protein: MTKGNYLHIYINKRTFLPLVVFLTVGMLAMAQPRMPDSPSLRKVVIDAGHGGEDPGAIGKIAREKDITLPIALKTGQYITENFKDVEVIYTRKDDTFIPLFDRADIANKNNADLFISIHVNANPKNREAEGTETYVMGLHTDEKNFEVAKKENSVIVLEKDYSVKYEGFDPSSPESYIIFSLMQNKYMEQSLTLAAMVQDEFREKALRNDRGVKQAGFLVLWRTSMPSILIETGFISNPKEEKYLMSDEGQDLIASAIYRAFRNYKNYIEGHTSAYRPRSQNSVQTSSPELPSDTSVVQFSVQILSSGTSISISSDYFAPLRKAYPDSTIRELFVNKMFKYITGSTCSYETAAAFCKDIKKMYPGAFVIAIRNGKIIPLGQILNQNPK